In Macrobrachium nipponense isolate FS-2020 chromosome 30, ASM1510439v2, whole genome shotgun sequence, a genomic segment contains:
- the LOC135202482 gene encoding uncharacterized protein LOC135202482: MSVSVVPDGRNFHWESASKPALSGCRRLPPLSLPHIPHHHRHHHHHHHRPRRRHFSGESPTLPWPRRPSDSGTTTTLSIASSWHAGDSFSLLTTESFEGFRGSKSISSCPSSISSSTFPYLTSRLSANKGLGFKAPALFLTRDTYARKMSSSAGGTRSASLEATGSNNTSSTAAAREVKQYLNRTLFPRPSSTLHGYASLYHRLKKLPSSHRKARQRGKSTQPLESSGSSKTPSVVSGRQLDDSTEPSTESELEDLEDPLDTPLRCPPRVEIHIYVPTGAAFTSSGAHCDDDLQPSHFAPP; the protein is encoded by the coding sequence ATGTCCGTGAGTGTGGTCCCTGACGGAAGGAATTTTCATTGGGAAAGTGCCAGCAAGCCGGCCCTCAGCGGGTGCCGTCGCCTACCTCCATTGTCCCTTCCTCATATCCCCCACCACCAccgtcaccaccaccaccaccaccaccgcccacGGAGAAGACACTTCTCGGGCGAATCCCCGACCTTGCCCTGGCCCCGGCGGCCGAGCGACTCGGGCACGACGACCACCTTATCCATCGCCTCCTCCTGGCACGCTGGAGATAGCTTCAGTCTGCTGACAACGGAGTCCTTCGAAGGATTCAGAGGAAGCAAAAGTATTTCTTCCTGCCCTTCGTCCATCTCATCCTCTACTTTTCCTTACTTGACCTCTCGCCTAAGTGCCAACAAGGGACTCGGTTTCAAGGCTCCGGCCCTTTTTTTAACCCGAGACACATACGCCAGGAAAATGTCGTCGTCTGCAGGTGGCACTCGAAGTGCCTCTTTAGAGGCCACCGGCAGCAACAACACCTCCTCCACAGCGGCAGCCAGAGAGGTCAAGCAGTACCTTAATAGGACGTTGTTTCCGAGGCCGTCCTCGACCCTCCATGGCTACGCTTCCCTTTACCACAGGTTAAAGAAGCTGCCGTCTTCCCATAGGAAGGCCCGCCAAAGGGGCAAATCGACTCAGCCTTTGGAGTCTAGCGGGAGTTCGAAGACCCCGAGCGTCGTTTCAGGGAGGCAGCTCGATGACAGCACTGAACCCTCAACGGAAAGTGAGTTGGAGGATCTAGAAGACCCACTGGACACACCCCTTCGGTGTCCGCCGAGGGTGGAAATCCATATTTACGTACCCACTGGAGCAGCATTCACCTCTTCTGGGGCCCATTGCGATGACGACCTTCAACCGTCTCACTTTGCACCTCCATAA